The genomic stretch GCAGCGTGCCGAGTGCTCGTCGCGACGGCCTCATGGCGAACGTCGAAATCTTCACCGTTGAGACGTGCCGCACGCTCTGGCCAAAGGCTAAGCTGCTCCGCGTTGGCATGGCCGCTCGGGCTAGCGGCGGACCGTGCCATTGGCCTGTTGGCCTGGACGGCATTTGGAGTTGAGTTGCCAATGCAGCTGCCGCACAGCTGACCCCCGGCATGGGGAAGCGCTGCAAGGGCTCATGTCCAAGCCCAATGTGCAATGTTACCGCGGAAATGACACGGCCCCTTCCATGGCTGTTATAAGTGCCGCTGCAATCGAGAttaccaaaaaaaattgggTTGCTGACCTTCCATCCCGTGCGAAGTAACCTTTTTGAAGTTCTCAAGCATCCTTCGCATGTCAATCATGGCCCCGCCCGAAGCTGCGACGACGATTCGGTACCGCCCACTGGATCGGTCCGGAAACGAGGTGCGCCTGctcgagctgcagccgccgACGACCAACGACATCAGCGAGCGCGTCGTGTGCCGCCTGGTGCACGAGAAGCTAAGCGATGCCTCCAACTTCATCGGCCTCTCGGCGCTGTACGGCGACATCACCGCCACCGAGACGATCCTGCTCAACGGCGCCAGCATCACCATCCCGAGCCACCTCGCCCAGGCGCTGCAGTACATGCGAGTCGTGTTCCTGGCCGCGTCGCTGCCCACGCCCGATGCCTCGACCACTGACCTGCCGGGCCCGGCGTcgatgccaccgccgccgctgcccaCGCCGCCCAAGAAGGCCCCTGGCTGGCTGCGGTCGCTGCTGAAGGGCGTTCGCCAGATGCTCGCCGAGCCAGGCGTGCCCAAGGGCTCACCGCCTCTGCGCATCTGGCTCGATCTGCTCTGCATCAACCCGCGCGACGCGCGCGAGGAGGCCGAGCGGCGGGCTCACATGGCGCGGGCCTACCACCACGCCAAGATGGTCGTCGGCTGGCTGGGCGAAAAGGACGCGACGTCTGATCTCGCCGTCGAGATCATCAAGGCCTGGGACAAGGTGATGCCGCGCACCTTTGGCGAGCCGGGCGACCGCGAGGCCCATCCCGAGAATTATGCCCCCCTTTATGAAGTGGATGGCCCCCGTGGCGCACCTAAGCGACATCCCCGAGGGCATCAAAGACCCTCGCGACGTGCCGGCCTACGTGGCCATCTCTGGATTCCTCAACCGACCCTACTTTCGCAACTCTTGGATCCTCGACGACATGTCCAAGGCGCGCTTCCCGGCCTTTTTGCTGGGCGACGACATTGTGTCCTGGATGCAAATCCTGCGCCTCAACCGCGCCAACGAGGAGATTCGCGACAATGGCGCCGAAATGTTCCCCGACGAACTGCGCCCGCTGCTGGAATATCTGCCGCTGGGCAGCGTCTACGCCTTCTTGAAGGACTTTGATAATCGGCAGAGGATGGAGGGCGGTACGCCGGCCATGCTTACCGCCACGAGCTCTATTAGAAGCTCGTCTTCCATGACGGGCATACGGACAAGGTCAAGG from Trichoderma atroviride chromosome 3, complete sequence encodes the following:
- a CDS encoding uncharacterized protein (EggNog:ENOG41): MSIMAPPEAATTIRYRPLDRSGNEVRLLELQPPTTNDISERVVCRLVHEKLSDASNFIGLSALYGDITATETILLNGASITIPSHLAQALQYMRVVFLAASLPTPDASTTDLPGPASMPPPPLPTPPKKAPGWLRSLLKGVRQMLAEPGVPKGSPPLRIWLDLLCINPRDAREEAERRAHMARAYHHAKMVVGWLGEKDATSDLAVEIIKAWDKVMPRTFGEPGDREAHPENYAPLYEVDGPRGAPKRHPRGHQRPSRRAGLRGHLWIPQPTLLSQLLDPRRHVQGALPGLFAGRRHCVLDANPAPQPRQRGDSRQWRRNVPRRTAPAAGISAAGQRLRLLEGL